The following are encoded together in the Chanodichthys erythropterus isolate Z2021 chromosome 16, ASM2448905v1, whole genome shotgun sequence genome:
- the LOC137003078 gene encoding serine/threonine-protein kinase pim-3-like — MKSPFRCWCPCSHVNVVEPYVPPPDLEPEPDPEPPSPAPDHSRIKPINESFESLYNVGEMLGSGGFGRVYKGTRKFDGKKVAIKQLLKIDNDRYLHIPGHPKPLVTEVALLLMMSREPISPFVIHLYEWFEHPQTFTLIMEYPEPCGSLHDFITRNPQLCEPAAQVIMLQALLAVRHCIEHGVFHHDIHAQNFLLNKDTFHLTLIDFGCGQLFGSDGYESGIYIGAPDYCPPEVLIEPCFHAVPTNVWALQESCCTRW; from the exons ATGAAGAGTCCTTTCCGGTGCTGGTGCCCCTGTAGTCATGTGAATGTTGTGGAGCCTTATGTCCCTCCaccagatctggagccagagcctgatcccgagccaccatcacctgctccagatcactCCCGCATCAAGCCAATTAATG AGTCCTTTGAGTCTCTGTATAACGTAGGAGAGATGCTTGGATCCGGAGGATTTGGCAGGGTGTACAAGGGAACCCGCAAATTTGATGGCAAAAAG gtTGCCATCAAGCAGTTGCTCAAGATTGACAACGATCGTTATCTTCATATT CCTGGGCATCCCAAACCTCTCGTTACTGAAGTGGCGCTGCTTCTGATGATGAGCCGAGAACCCATAAGCCCCTTCGTCATACATCTATACGAGTGGTTTGAACATCCTCAAACATTCACTCTCATTATGGAGTACCCGGAACCCTGCGGGAGCCTGCATGACTTCATCACCCGTAACCCTCAGCTGTGTGAACCAGCCGCACAGGTTATCATGCTACAGGCTCTGCTGGCGGTCCGCCACTGCATCGAGCATGGTGTTTTTCACCATGACATCCATGCTCAGAATTTCCTGTTGAACAAAGACACGTTTCATCTCACGCTGATAGACTTTGGCTGCGGTCAGCTATTTGGTAGTGATGGCTATGAGAGCGGCATATACATTG GAGCACCGGATTACTGCCCACCTGAAGTCCTGATCGAACCTTGCTTCCACGCCGTCCCAACAAATGTCTGGGCGCTACAGGAGTCTTGTTGTACAAGATGGTGA
- the polr2d gene encoding DNA-directed RNA polymerase II subunit RPB4 — MAAGGATHVGDVEEDASQLMFPKEFENAETLLNSEVHMLLEHRKQQNESAEDEQELSEVFMKTLNYTARFSRFKNRETIASVRSLLLQKKLHKFELASLANLCPEAAEEAKALIPSLEGRFEDEELQQILDDIQTKRSFQY; from the exons ATGGCGGCAGGAGGAGCGACGCATGTGGGGGATGTGGAGGAGGACGCGTCTCAGCTCATGTTTCCTAAAG AGTTTGAGAACGCAGAGACGCTGCTGAACTCTGAGGTTCACATGTTGCTGGAGCATCGCAAGCAGCAGAATGAAAGCGCGGAGGATGAGCAGGAGCTGTCAGAGGTCTTCATGAAGACCCTCAACTACACCGCTAGATTCAGCCGTTTCAAGAACCGAGAGACCATCGCCAGTGTGCGCAG CTTACTTCTGCAGAAAAAACTTCACAAGTTTGAATTGGCAAGTTTAGCAAATCTGTGTCCTGAGGCTGCAGAAGAGGCCAAAGCCCTCATCCCAAG cTTGGAAGGCCGGTTTGAGGATGAGGAGTTACAACAAATCCTGGATGACATTCAGACCAAACGCAGCTTCCAGTATTGA